One window of the Alphaproteobacteria bacterium genome contains the following:
- a CDS encoding creatininase family protein: MLAAMLLEQCTWPQVERYLERETGVLIPIGSTEQHGPTGLIGTDDICARTVAAAAGAELDVMVAPPIPVGLAEHHMAFAGSMTLRKETLVAVMEDYTSSLYRHGFRKFYFINGHGGNIAVLAETVKRFNAGSVDAAACAFVNWWAGPRTKALRESWYGNREGSHATPSEIAVTQFVHPGAMGPVRRLDPAAPAQRFTTADDYRNKFPDGRMESDPALASPEAGRALIATAVADIAEHYRDFAR, encoded by the coding sequence ATGTTGGCCGCTATGCTTCTTGAACAGTGCACTTGGCCGCAAGTTGAACGATACCTCGAACGGGAGACCGGCGTCCTTATTCCGATCGGATCGACCGAGCAGCACGGGCCGACGGGGTTGATTGGGACCGACGATATTTGCGCCCGGACGGTCGCGGCGGCGGCCGGCGCGGAACTCGATGTCATGGTCGCACCGCCAATCCCGGTCGGTCTCGCTGAACACCATATGGCATTCGCGGGATCGATGACGCTGCGCAAGGAAACGTTGGTTGCTGTGATGGAAGACTATACGTCGTCCCTCTATCGCCACGGGTTCCGGAAGTTCTATTTCATCAACGGACACGGTGGAAACATCGCCGTTCTCGCGGAAACAGTGAAGCGTTTCAACGCGGGAAGCGTCGATGCCGCGGCCTGTGCCTTCGTCAATTGGTGGGCGGGGCCGCGCACCAAGGCGCTGCGAGAATCATGGTATGGCAACCGCGAGGGCAGCCACGCCACGCCAAGCGAAATCGCTGTCACCCAATTCGTGCATCCCGGTGCGATGGGCCCGGTGCGCCGGCTCGATCCCGCAGCCCCGGCGCAGCGCTTTACGACGGCCGACGACTACCGAAACAAATTTCCCGACGGACGGATGGAGTCGGACCCGGCCTTGGCGTCGCCCGAAGCAGGCCGCGCGCTGATTGCCACGGCCGTCGCCGATATCGCCGAACACTACCGCGACTTCGCCCGCTAG
- a CDS encoding DUF1674 domain-containing protein — translation MKKPDAPNRAAPAAPDPNENAAKPRETGGPKGLEPTRYGDWERKGIAVDF, via the coding sequence TTGAAAAAACCGGACGCACCAAATCGGGCCGCGCCCGCCGCACCGGACCCAAACGAGAACGCCGCGAAGCCACGCGAAACGGGGGGGCCCAAAGGATTGGAACCAACGCGCTACGGCGATTGGGAGCGCAAAGGAATCGCCGTCGACTTCTAA
- a CDS encoding YciI family protein, giving the protein MLFAIFCLDRPDRGHLRQSLLDAHRAHFRQAGDAVRAAGPMQDDTGAAQCGSLIVFEAETIDDARAFIDSDPYAKAGLFEQVTVRQWQWMSGADKPED; this is encoded by the coding sequence GTGCTGTTCGCCATCTTCTGTCTGGATCGACCGGACCGAGGGCATCTGCGGCAGTCGCTGCTGGATGCCCACCGGGCCCATTTCCGCCAAGCCGGCGATGCCGTGCGGGCCGCGGGGCCGATGCAGGACGACACCGGCGCGGCGCAGTGCGGCAGCCTGATCGTCTTTGAAGCCGAGACGATCGACGACGCCCGCGCTTTCATCGATTCCGACCCCTATGCCAAGGCCGGTCTATTTGAACAGGTTACCGTACGGCAGTGGCAGTGGATGTCAGGTGCGGACAAGCCGGAGGATTAG
- a CDS encoding TIGR02466 family protein, with product MLKEDQMPERVEVRNAFPTPIAMAMLPDTDKLNKQLKKAILAREKKEAPRDTYDSNIGGWHSERNFPDWGGAAGTQIIETARVLADKMTASRSGRPAEIDWQVNAWANINRTGHSNEFHVHPGCFWSGVYYVDDGGCAADKSLGGEFVIMDPRGPGPSMYAPSLCFQGPGGNSVGATELLSPRTGVMLMFPSWLSHGVRPYHGTGERISIAFNLAVAP from the coding sequence ATGCTCAAGGAAGACCAAATGCCCGAGCGGGTCGAGGTCCGCAACGCGTTCCCCACGCCGATCGCGATGGCGATGCTTCCCGACACCGACAAGCTCAACAAACAGCTAAAAAAAGCCATTCTGGCGCGCGAGAAGAAAGAAGCGCCGCGCGACACCTATGACAGCAACATCGGCGGCTGGCACTCGGAACGGAATTTTCCGGACTGGGGCGGTGCTGCGGGAACTCAGATCATCGAGACCGCGCGCGTCCTGGCGGACAAGATGACCGCAAGCCGCTCCGGCCGGCCCGCCGAGATCGATTGGCAGGTGAACGCTTGGGCCAACATCAATCGAACCGGCCATAGCAACGAGTTCCATGTCCACCCCGGCTGCTTCTGGTCCGGTGTGTACTACGTCGACGATGGCGGTTGCGCGGCAGATAAGTCGCTGGGCGGCGAGTTCGTGATTATGGATCCGCGCGGCCCCGGTCCGTCGATGTATGCCCCCTCGCTGTGTTTCCAAGGTCCGGGTGGCAATTCGGTCGGCGCGACCGAATTATTGAGCCCGCGCACGGGCGTCATGCTGATGTTCCCGTCGTGGCTGTCGCACGGCGTGCGGCCCTACCACGGCACCGGCGAACGTATCTCGATCGCATTCAATCTCGCCGTGGCGCCGTAG
- the acs gene encoding acetate--CoA ligase, giving the protein MTEVHLHPVPEAWKERAWCDAAQYEAMYRRSIDDPEGFWGDEAKRLDWIAPWTRVKNATFGPPVSIKWYEGGKLNVSANCIDRHLETRGDQVAIIWEGDDPSVSKSITYRDLHEEVCRFANVLKSRGVKKGDRVTIYMPMIPEAAYAMLACTRIGAIHSVVFGGFSPDSLANRIHDCESTCVVTADEGLRGGKTVPLKANTDRALEKCPAVDTVIVVERTGADVPYVDGRDVRYAAARAAAEPTCPAEVMDAEDPLFILYTSGSTGKPKGVLHTTGGYLVFAAMTHQYVFDYHDGDVYWCTADVGWVTGHSYIVYGPLANGATTLMFEGVPNYPDSSRFWQVCDKHKVNIFYTAPTAIRALMREGDGPVKKTSRASLRLLGSVGEPINPEAWEWYYRVVGDSRCPIVDTWWQTETGGILISPLPGATDLKPGSGTKPFFGVVPALVNHEGKIIEGEGVGNLCMLESWPGQMRSVYGDHTRFEETYFSQFPGKYFSGDGCRRDSDGYYWITGRVDDVINVSGHRLGTAEVESSLVAHPSVAEAAVVGYPHDIKGQGIYAYVTLTVGTEPTEALRKELLQWVRKDIGAIATPDLLQWAPSLPKTRSGKIMRRILRKIAANEHDQLGDTSTLAEPAVVDDLVANRMNR; this is encoded by the coding sequence ATGACCGAGGTTCACCTCCATCCCGTGCCGGAAGCATGGAAAGAACGCGCGTGGTGCGATGCAGCGCAGTACGAGGCGATGTACCGCCGCTCGATCGACGATCCGGAAGGTTTCTGGGGCGACGAGGCCAAACGGCTCGATTGGATCGCGCCGTGGACGCGTGTCAAAAACGCCACGTTCGGTCCGCCGGTGTCGATCAAATGGTACGAGGGCGGCAAGCTCAACGTTTCCGCCAATTGTATCGACCGGCACCTCGAGACGCGCGGCGATCAAGTCGCGATCATTTGGGAGGGCGACGATCCTTCGGTGTCGAAGTCGATCACCTACCGCGACCTCCATGAAGAAGTCTGTCGCTTCGCCAATGTTCTTAAATCGCGCGGCGTGAAAAAAGGCGACCGGGTCACGATCTACATGCCGATGATACCCGAAGCCGCCTATGCGATGCTCGCCTGCACACGGATCGGCGCCATTCACTCCGTGGTGTTTGGGGGCTTTTCGCCGGACTCGCTCGCGAACCGAATCCACGACTGCGAATCGACCTGCGTCGTTACCGCCGACGAAGGGTTGCGCGGTGGAAAGACCGTTCCGCTTAAGGCCAATACCGACCGAGCTTTGGAGAAGTGCCCGGCTGTCGATACCGTCATCGTTGTCGAGCGCACCGGCGCCGACGTGCCCTACGTCGACGGCCGCGATGTGCGCTACGCGGCCGCGCGGGCCGCTGCCGAACCGACGTGCCCGGCGGAGGTTATGGACGCCGAAGACCCGCTGTTCATTCTCTATACGTCAGGCTCGACGGGAAAACCCAAAGGTGTCCTACACACCACCGGCGGCTATCTCGTATTTGCCGCGATGACCCACCAGTACGTGTTCGACTACCACGACGGCGATGTCTATTGGTGCACCGCCGATGTCGGCTGGGTGACAGGGCACAGCTACATCGTTTACGGCCCACTCGCCAACGGCGCGACGACCCTGATGTTCGAGGGCGTCCCGAACTACCCGGACTCGTCGCGCTTCTGGCAAGTCTGCGACAAGCACAAGGTGAATATTTTCTACACCGCGCCAACCGCGATCCGCGCCCTAATGCGCGAAGGCGACGGGCCGGTCAAAAAAACCAGCCGCGCGTCGTTGCGTCTCTTGGGATCAGTGGGCGAGCCGATCAACCCGGAGGCGTGGGAATGGTACTACCGCGTGGTCGGTGACAGCCGCTGCCCGATCGTCGATACGTGGTGGCAAACCGAAACCGGCGGCATCCTCATTTCACCATTACCCGGCGCGACCGACCTGAAACCGGGATCCGGCACCAAGCCGTTCTTCGGCGTGGTACCGGCGTTGGTCAATCACGAAGGGAAGATCATCGAAGGCGAAGGCGTCGGCAACCTGTGCATGCTCGAATCGTGGCCGGGTCAAATGCGCAGCGTGTACGGCGATCACACGCGGTTCGAGGAGACGTATTTTTCGCAATTTCCCGGTAAGTATTTTTCCGGCGACGGGTGCCGGCGCGACAGCGACGGCTACTATTGGATTACCGGCCGGGTCGACGACGTCATCAACGTGTCGGGCCATCGCCTTGGCACCGCCGAAGTCGAAAGCTCGCTCGTCGCCCATCCGTCCGTCGCCGAAGCGGCGGTTGTCGGCTACCCGCACGACATCAAGGGGCAAGGAATCTATGCCTATGTCACGCTGACGGTGGGAACCGAGCCTACGGAGGCATTACGCAAGGAACTGCTGCAATGGGTGCGCAAGGATATCGGTGCGATTGCCACGCCGGATCTGTTGCAGTGGGCGCCCAGTTTGCCCAAGACCCGGTCCGGTAAAATCATGCGGCGAATCCTGCGAAAGATCGCGGCCAACGAACACGATCAACTTGGCGATACCTCGACGCTGGCCGAGCCTGCCGTGGTTGACGATCTCGTCGCCAACCGGATGAACCGTTGA
- a CDS encoding EVE domain-containing protein — MAYWLIKSEPETWSWDDQVKKKVEHWDGVRNFTARANLNAMKKGDRCFFYHSGGERQIVGTVSVVKEAYPDPSDESGRFVMVDVKTGEALKTPVTLKQVKEDARLADMELVRLSRLSVQKVDAKAWTLICKMGGVKP; from the coding sequence ATGGCCTATTGGTTGATCAAATCGGAACCCGAGACTTGGTCGTGGGACGATCAAGTGAAGAAGAAGGTCGAGCACTGGGACGGCGTACGGAATTTTACCGCCCGCGCCAACCTCAACGCGATGAAGAAGGGAGATCGGTGCTTTTTCTACCATTCGGGTGGTGAGCGCCAGATTGTCGGGACGGTGAGCGTCGTCAAAGAAGCCTATCCGGACCCGAGCGACGAGAGCGGCCGCTTCGTGATGGTCGACGTCAAAACCGGAGAAGCCCTTAAGACTCCGGTGACGCTGAAGCAGGTCAAGGAAGACGCGCGTCTCGCCGACATGGAGTTGGTGCGCCTATCGCGGTTATCGGTCCAGAAGGTCGACGCAAAGGCGTGGACGTTGATCTGCAAGATGGGCGGCGTGAAGCCCTGA
- a CDS encoding YciI family protein, translated as MAYFAIYCADSADGTRLRKENHEAHMKHIGKHIGQLMLAGPCPPMDGSPREASFLVVEAADAAAAKAMVENDPFNAAGVWDEVVVREFKPLVGAWAPKA; from the coding sequence ATGGCCTATTTCGCGATCTACTGCGCCGACAGCGCCGACGGCACCCGGCTGCGCAAGGAAAACCATGAAGCTCACATGAAACACATTGGTAAGCACATCGGCCAACTGATGCTGGCCGGCCCCTGCCCACCGATGGACGGGAGTCCGCGCGAGGCGAGCTTCCTGGTGGTTGAGGCCGCCGATGCCGCCGCCGCAAAGGCGATGGTGGAGAACGATCCGTTCAACGCCGCGGGCGTGTGGGACGAGGTCGTCGTGCGCGAATTCAAACCGCTGGTCGGTGCCTGGGCGCCGAAAGCCTAG
- a CDS encoding uroporphyrinogen-III synthase, translating to MRLLITRPQPDAGEIATELERRGHRCVIAPLMTVVTHAVDLPLSGVQALLLTSRNGVRALAAATPRRDIPVLAVGPGTAAAAADEGFSVEAGAGDVAALGSLVRAALKPGAGPLLWITGKHIRGDLRADLRAAGYDVARHILYDAQTVSALPPSCAAALQAHEIDGALFFSPRTAQTFVRILAMASLEPTVKSVTAFCLSPAVAAALASLPWQRIEIAGRTDRDALLDLAGGPAP from the coding sequence ATGAGGCTTCTCATTACCCGGCCGCAACCGGACGCCGGCGAAATAGCGACTGAACTCGAGCGGCGGGGTCATCGATGCGTGATTGCCCCGCTGATGACCGTCGTGACCCACGCTGTCGATCTCCCGCTTAGCGGCGTCCAGGCGTTGCTGTTGACCAGCCGCAACGGCGTCCGTGCGCTCGCAGCTGCAACCCCGCGCCGCGACATCCCGGTTCTCGCGGTAGGGCCCGGTACCGCTGCGGCGGCCGCGGATGAAGGATTTTCGGTCGAGGCCGGGGCGGGTGATGTCGCCGCGCTCGGCTCCCTGGTGCGCGCTGCTCTCAAACCGGGGGCGGGGCCGCTCCTGTGGATAACCGGTAAGCATATACGCGGCGACCTACGGGCCGACCTGCGGGCCGCCGGATATGACGTCGCCCGGCACATCCTTTACGATGCCCAAACCGTCTCGGCGCTGCCGCCGTCCTGTGCCGCCGCATTGCAGGCGCACGAGATCGATGGCGCGTTGTTTTTCTCGCCGCGCACGGCGCAAACGTTTGTGAGGATTCTGGCCATGGCCAGCCTTGAACCCACTGTAAAATCGGTAACGGCGTTCTGCCTCAGCCCTGCGGTCGCCGCTGCGCTTGCAAGCCTGCCCTGGCAGAGGATTGAAATCGCCGGGCGGACCGACCGGGACGCCTTGCTCGATCTCGCCGGTGGACCCGCTCCATGA
- a CDS encoding mitofilin family membrane protein, with product MIVVFVAGLFAAPFAQYYLGPRLAELSGIAELAAGGSDVADFNRLRAVEARTDELGRELQSIGQTADDGSGARIGALENELGLLRQDLASLTELTERTAALETSAASLAALDSRLAGLEARPLDTAGDDIAGVNARLADVDTALEAVRGESERLAATVDALQLKLAEDVKSALALVDSRLAAVDQSRGVDRALAETVDDLQARTSVLEGAVDRSEGRMALAAAIGALRGAAERGRPFEAELQTVRALTTEHRSLQQLDGPIETLARSAGTGLPSLVGLQRSFAVLAGRAARSASTGDVGWIGQTLNRVGSLVTVRRTGEISGQSPEAVVARAEVRLQEGDLAGAVAEMTTLEGQLPENDAWLARARLRLAAERALDALNAGLVAIGGAG from the coding sequence ATGATCGTGGTTTTCGTGGCCGGATTGTTCGCCGCACCCTTTGCCCAATATTACCTCGGACCGCGCCTAGCCGAGTTATCTGGAATTGCCGAGTTGGCTGCCGGCGGATCCGATGTTGCCGATTTCAACCGGCTGCGCGCGGTCGAGGCGCGTACCGACGAACTTGGCCGCGAACTCCAGTCGATCGGGCAAACGGCGGACGACGGCAGCGGGGCTCGGATCGGCGCCCTGGAAAACGAACTTGGGCTGTTGCGGCAAGATCTTGCGTCGCTGACCGAATTGACCGAACGCACCGCCGCTCTCGAGACGAGCGCCGCGTCGCTTGCGGCGCTCGACTCCCGTCTCGCCGGGCTGGAGGCGCGGCCGCTGGATACCGCCGGTGACGACATCGCAGGCGTAAATGCGCGTTTGGCCGATGTCGATACAGCACTTGAAGCCGTCCGCGGCGAAAGCGAACGGCTCGCGGCAACCGTCGATGCGCTCCAGCTAAAGCTTGCGGAGGACGTTAAGAGCGCGCTTGCCTTGGTCGATAGTCGCTTGGCGGCGGTGGACCAGTCGCGCGGTGTGGACCGGGCGCTGGCGGAAACGGTCGATGACCTGCAGGCGCGGACCAGCGTGTTGGAGGGTGCTGTCGATCGTTCCGAAGGCCGTATGGCGCTGGCTGCGGCAATCGGCGCCTTGCGGGGCGCGGCGGAACGCGGCCGTCCCTTCGAAGCTGAACTGCAAACCGTACGCGCCCTGACGACTGAACACCGGTCGCTGCAACAATTGGACGGCCCGATCGAGACGCTCGCCCGGAGTGCGGGCACCGGTCTGCCGAGTTTGGTCGGCTTGCAGCGATCGTTCGCGGTGCTGGCCGGCCGCGCCGCGCGCTCGGCGTCAACGGGCGACGTCGGTTGGATCGGACAAACGCTGAACCGGGTCGGGTCGTTGGTCACCGTGCGGCGTACCGGGGAAATCTCCGGGCAATCTCCCGAGGCGGTCGTGGCGCGGGCGGAGGTTCGGCTGCAGGAGGGCGACCTTGCTGGCGCTGTCGCCGAAATGACGACGTTGGAAGGGCAGTTGCCAGAAAACGACGCCTGGTTGGCCCGGGCGCGGCTCCGTCTCGCCGCCGAGCGGGCACTGGACGCCCTCAACGCCGGACTCGTTGCAATCGGCGGGGCGGGATAG
- a CDS encoding Rieske 2Fe-2S domain-containing protein, with the protein MDVDLQDGRREALSPAPDYRDFPGAPEGIVDLCAAAEIAEGTSRVFTFGTGAALFEMFVLRPPAGAPRGPTDVDGLVAYLNVCPHAFAPMDWKPGEFLDFERRYIHCTAHGAKFRIDDGMCIDGPCLGQPLTPVPIAVVNGRVRIVPPHGQS; encoded by the coding sequence GTGGACGTTGATCTGCAAGATGGGCGGCGTGAAGCCCTGAGTCCGGCGCCCGACTACCGCGACTTTCCCGGAGCGCCCGAGGGGATCGTCGATCTATGCGCCGCCGCCGAGATTGCCGAGGGCACCTCTCGGGTTTTTACTTTTGGCACTGGCGCAGCGTTGTTCGAAATGTTCGTTCTGCGTCCGCCGGCTGGCGCGCCACGCGGTCCAACCGATGTCGACGGCCTCGTCGCCTACCTTAACGTCTGTCCCCACGCCTTTGCGCCGATGGACTGGAAGCCGGGCGAGTTTCTCGACTTTGAACGGCGTTACATCCACTGCACCGCCCATGGCGCCAAGTTCAGGATCGACGACGGCATGTGCATTGACGGCCCGTGCCTCGGTCAACCGCTGACGCCGGTGCCGATCGCCGTCGTCAACGGCCGGGTGCGCATCGTCCCGCCGCACGGGCAATCCTAG
- a CDS encoding NAD(P)H-dependent glycerol-3-phosphate dehydrogenase, with product MGLRKFGVIGAGAWGTALANVAAANGAATVIWAREENVVDSINHAHRNPTFLPDITINPHVRATGDIANACNAEALLFVVPTQHVRAVAELAAPHIREGLPVVLCAKGIELGTNALLSDVLREAVPQALPAVLSGPTFADEVARGLPTAVTLACADRAIGEALVESLGSATFRPYLSTDVVGAQIGGALKNVLAIAAGIVSGRGLGENARAAIITRGLAEMLRFGESLGGKGVTLMGLSGLGDLVLTCGSAKSRNHTLGLALARGEDAADFLGARRSVAEGAYTAAAVVAIAAKRKIDVPICRAIDAILNHGVGIEEAIEALLNRPFRAETG from the coding sequence ATGGGATTGCGCAAGTTTGGCGTGATCGGTGCGGGCGCGTGGGGCACGGCGCTGGCCAATGTCGCCGCCGCCAATGGCGCCGCAACCGTGATCTGGGCGCGCGAGGAAAATGTCGTGGACTCGATCAACCACGCCCACCGCAACCCGACCTTCTTGCCCGATATCACGATCAACCCGCATGTCCGCGCGACCGGCGATATCGCCAATGCGTGCAATGCCGAAGCGCTTTTGTTCGTCGTCCCGACCCAACACGTACGCGCGGTGGCCGAACTGGCAGCGCCCCACATCCGCGAGGGACTCCCGGTGGTGCTCTGCGCCAAGGGCATCGAGTTAGGGACCAACGCGCTTCTCAGCGACGTCCTGCGCGAGGCCGTGCCCCAAGCGTTGCCCGCCGTGCTGTCGGGCCCGACATTCGCCGACGAAGTCGCCCGCGGCCTGCCGACGGCGGTGACATTGGCCTGCGCCGACCGCGCGATCGGGGAAGCGTTGGTCGAAAGTTTGGGTAGCGCCACGTTCCGGCCCTACCTCTCAACCGATGTTGTTGGCGCCCAGATCGGCGGGGCGTTGAAGAACGTGCTGGCCATTGCCGCCGGTATCGTCTCGGGCCGCGGTCTCGGGGAAAATGCCCGGGCGGCGATCATCACACGCGGCCTTGCCGAGATGCTGCGCTTTGGCGAATCGTTGGGCGGCAAGGGCGTGACGTTGATGGGCCTGAGCGGCCTGGGCGACCTCGTCCTTACCTGTGGATCAGCGAAGTCGCGCAATCACACCCTCGGCTTGGCACTGGCACGTGGCGAAGACGCCGCCGACTTTCTGGGCGCGCGCCGATCGGTCGCGGAAGGCGCCTATACCGCCGCGGCGGTTGTGGCAATCGCCGCCAAACGAAAGATCGACGTCCCGATTTGTCGAGCCATCGACGCGATCCTCAACCACGGTGTGGGTATCGAGGAGGCGATTGAAGCGCTGCTCAACCGCCCGTTCCGCGCCGAGACCGGCTAG
- the hemC gene encoding hydroxymethylbilane synthase — protein sequence MTRQVASPFRIGTRGSPLALVQANAVRDRLIAVFPVLAERGVAIEVIKTTGDRVQDRNLADIGGKGLFTKEIEDALLGGGVDLAVHSLKDMPTVLPPGLVLAAAMPREDPRDVLLSSDGRALMDLPRGAVLGTSSLRRRAQALHLRPDLQVIDFRGNVETRIGKLRDGVADATVLARAGLNRLGRADVVAATLEPEDFLPAVAQGIVAVEWREDREDLGPIVATLVDPATQRCADAERAVLFELDGSCRTPIAGYAVYDHGDLWLRGLVLAPDGSAVFSGTRRGSAHDADRLGRDLGQELRARAGHVLLALR from the coding sequence GTGACGCGGCAAGTAGCCTCACCTTTTCGTATTGGAACACGCGGATCGCCGTTGGCCTTGGTCCAGGCGAACGCCGTGCGCGATCGCCTGATCGCGGTGTTCCCGGTGCTCGCCGAGCGAGGCGTCGCGATCGAGGTCATCAAGACTACCGGCGACCGGGTTCAAGACCGCAACCTTGCCGACATCGGCGGAAAAGGGCTGTTCACCAAAGAAATCGAAGACGCTCTCCTGGGCGGCGGTGTCGATCTCGCGGTCCACTCGCTCAAGGATATGCCGACGGTTTTGCCGCCGGGCTTGGTGCTGGCGGCGGCGATGCCGCGCGAAGATCCGCGTGATGTCCTGTTGTCGAGCGATGGCCGGGCGTTGATGGACCTGCCGCGCGGCGCGGTACTGGGGACATCGTCGCTGCGGCGCCGGGCGCAGGCGCTTCATCTTAGGCCCGACCTTCAGGTGATCGATTTTCGCGGTAACGTCGAAACTCGGATCGGCAAACTACGGGACGGTGTGGCCGACGCAACGGTGCTGGCACGGGCCGGCCTGAATCGCCTGGGCCGTGCCGACGTCGTTGCAGCAACGCTTGAGCCGGAGGATTTCCTTCCGGCAGTGGCGCAGGGGATCGTCGCCGTCGAATGGCGCGAAGACCGAGAGGACCTGGGGCCGATCGTGGCCACACTCGTCGATCCGGCGACACAACGGTGTGCGGATGCCGAACGCGCGGTGCTGTTCGAACTCGACGGGTCGTGCCGAACGCCGATCGCCGGCTATGCTGTCTATGACCACGGCGACCTATGGCTGCGCGGCTTGGTCCTTGCGCCCGACGGCTCGGCTGTCTTTTCCGGCACCCGCCGCGGGTCGGCCCACGACGCAGACCGGCTCGGACGCGATCTTGGCCAGGAATTGCGCGCGCGGGCCGGCCATGTCTTGCTGGCGTTGCGATGA
- the tsaD gene encoding tRNA (adenosine(37)-N6)-threonylcarbamoyltransferase complex transferase subunit TsaD: MLVLGIETSCDETAAAIVDGTGTILGDVVLSQLDDHAPYGGVVPEIAARAHVDHLDGIIDRAMAEAGLGYRDLDGIAATAGPGLIGGVMVGLMTGQAIAAATGRPFIAVNHLEGHALTARLTDRAEFPYLLLLISGGHCQLLEVRGVGAYRRLGTTIDDAIGEAFDKTAKLLGLGYPGGPALEAAATAGDAKAVALPRPLAGTDTCDFSFSGLKTAVVHAVNKAKPLDAARRADIAASFQAAVADVLADRVARAMQRYAARHPDARRLVVAGGVAANRTLRTRLAEVAATHDFTLMVPPARLCTDNGVMIAWAGVERLRLGLIDGLNTAPRARWPLDMEAAAAGAKA, from the coding sequence GTGCTGGTTCTAGGAATTGAGACAAGCTGCGACGAAACCGCCGCCGCGATCGTCGATGGGACCGGGACGATTCTAGGCGACGTCGTGTTGTCGCAGCTCGACGATCATGCGCCCTACGGCGGCGTCGTGCCGGAAATTGCCGCCCGCGCGCACGTCGATCATCTCGATGGCATCATTGACCGTGCGATGGCGGAAGCCGGTCTCGGCTACCGCGATCTTGATGGGATCGCCGCAACGGCGGGACCGGGTTTGATAGGCGGCGTCATGGTTGGCCTGATGACCGGCCAAGCCATTGCAGCGGCGACCGGTCGACCGTTCATTGCCGTCAATCATTTGGAAGGTCACGCCTTGACCGCGCGGCTGACGGATCGCGCCGAGTTTCCCTACCTGCTGTTGTTGATTTCGGGCGGGCATTGCCAGCTCCTCGAAGTACGCGGCGTCGGCGCCTACCGCCGGCTGGGCACGACCATCGACGATGCGATCGGCGAGGCCTTCGACAAGACGGCAAAACTTCTGGGGCTAGGCTACCCTGGCGGCCCGGCGCTCGAGGCAGCGGCCACGGCGGGAGACGCAAAGGCCGTTGCCCTACCGCGGCCCTTGGCGGGCACGGATACCTGCGACTTTTCGTTCTCCGGCCTGAAGACCGCCGTGGTGCATGCCGTGAACAAGGCCAAACCGCTCGACGCGGCACGGCGCGCCGATATCGCCGCATCGTTCCAAGCAGCGGTTGCCGATGTCTTGGCCGACCGCGTGGCGCGGGCGATGCAGCGCTACGCAGCTCGGCATCCGGACGCGCGACGATTGGTCGTGGCGGGCGGCGTCGCGGCGAATCGTACGCTTCGGACCCGCTTGGCCGAGGTCGCGGCAACGCACGATTTCACCTTAATGGTGCCGCCCGCGCGCCTGTGTACCGACAATGGCGTGATGATCGCCTGGGCTGGGGTCGAACGGCTGCGTCTAGGATTGATCGACGGCTTGAACACGGCGCCGCGGGCGCGATGGCCCCTCGACATGGAAGCTGCGGCAGCCGGCGCCAAGGCTTAG